One region of Exiguobacterium acetylicum genomic DNA includes:
- a CDS encoding AzlC family ABC transporter permease: protein MSSAFQAGVRACLPTVLGYIGIGFSAGIVGRASGLSPLEVGFMSVFIYAGAAQFIITSLLLLNSPASAIILTTFIVNLRHLLMSLTLAPHVETRHLRDRLGTGTLLTDESFAVAMNTAQKGKLSPSFMHGLNLTAYFSWIVATVLGALVGSWFPDPERFGLDFALTAMFIGLLYLQFEGERSRIAVNSCLLLIVLLLLYITMRYFSPEVAVLCATLGGASIGVVITRWKSARN, encoded by the coding sequence ATGTCATCAGCCTTTCAAGCAGGTGTCCGTGCCTGTCTACCCACTGTCCTCGGATATATCGGCATCGGTTTTTCAGCTGGGATCGTCGGTCGTGCCTCCGGCTTATCCCCTCTTGAAGTCGGATTCATGTCCGTCTTCATCTATGCCGGTGCCGCTCAGTTCATCATCACGAGTCTCTTACTATTAAATAGTCCTGCTTCTGCCATCATTCTGACGACGTTCATCGTCAATCTCAGGCACTTGTTAATGAGTCTGACGCTTGCGCCACATGTTGAGACACGGCATCTCCGCGACCGTCTCGGTACCGGAACGCTACTGACGGATGAGTCGTTCGCTGTCGCGATGAACACTGCCCAAAAAGGGAAGCTCTCTCCGTCTTTCATGCATGGCTTGAATCTGACTGCTTACTTCAGCTGGATCGTCGCAACCGTTCTCGGCGCCCTTGTCGGTAGCTGGTTCCCTGATCCCGAGCGCTTCGGTCTCGATTTTGCCCTGACAGCGATGTTCATCGGTTTATTGTACTTACAGTTTGAAGGGGAACGTTCCCGTATTGCCGTGAATAGTTGCCTCCTACTGATTGTCTTACTATTGCTTTACATAACCATGCGCTACTTTTCTCCAGAAGTCGCCGTTCTTTGCGCGACGCTCGGTGGTGCAAGTATAGGAGTCGTGATCACACGATGGAAATCCGCC